The nucleotide window GAATCCGCGTCCATCAATCAGACATCCCGGCCTCCCTCCGCACAAGCCAGCTTCTCCAACCCGCGTCCCTctgcccccctcccccccggTCGGCCTTTCCCCTCTCCAAGGtcctgccgccgctgccactGCTGCTGAGTGCTGCTCCTCCAGCTTGGTTTGGAATCCCCACATAAACATTCCATACTAGCAAATTGAACACAACCTCCTCTCTCAAAaaaaacaccaccacaaccacccaaCCTTCACATCACACCCTCTCACCATGATCGTCCCCGTCCTCTCAAGGCAGGCTCTCCGCCATGCCAGCGTCGCCCGTGTCGCCCTCCCCAGCCTCACAAGATGGTACGCCTCGTACCCCCCTCACACCGTCGTCAAGATGCCCGCCCTCTCGCCCACCATGACCTCGGGCGGTATTGGCGCATGGCAGAAGAAGCCCGGTGACAAGATCGAGCCCGGTGAGGTGCTCGTCGAGATCGAGACCGACAAGGCCCAGATGGACTTTGAGTTCCAGGAGGAGGGTGTCCTCGCCAAGATCCTCAAGGACTCGGGCGAGAAGGACGTCGCCGTTGGCAacgtaagtacctacctacactacctgTCGAGCCACGAGTCATCATACCTGCCAAACACTCCAGCCCTACCTACTCCAACTCCATGACTCCATGCACATCTCCTCCCATCCCGACCCTCTTCCCCACTCGACCCTGAATccactcttcttcctttatGCCTCGTGCGCGCCTCGTGCCCTGTGTCTCGCCTGTCGGGTGATATGTCATGGTGCCGTTGAGCGTCTACACGCCCCGCGTCGCCTTAGCTTGTGCGCGCCTAATGTAGACAGACGACCCATGCTGACcatgcttcttcctccttctctagCCCATTGCCATTCTCGTCGAGGAGGGCACCGACGTCAACGCCTTCAAGGACTTCACCCTCAAGGATGCCGGCGGCGAGACCTCCCCCGCTGTCCCCAAGGATGAGCCCAAGAACGAGAGCACCGCCAGCGCTCCGACCCCCGCTCCTACTCCCGCTCCCGAGCCCGAGAACACTAGCTTCACCGGCCGCTTCCAGACTGCCCTCGAGCGCGAGCCCAACGCTCTCCCCGCTGCCAAGAGACTCGCTCGCGAGAAGGGCATCGACCTGCGCAACGTCAAGGGCTCTGGTCCCGGTGGCAAGATCACTGAGGAGGATGTCAAGAAGGCTCTTGCTAGCGCTCCCGCTgccggtgccgccgccgctgcctaCACTGATGTCCCCATCTCTGGCATGCGCAAGACTATTGCCGCCCGCTTGAAGGAGTCTGTCACGGAGAACCCCCACTTCTTCGTTTCCACCAACCTCTCCGTCAGCAAGCTTCTCAAGCTCCGCCAGGCGCTCAACAGCTCTGCTGATGGCCGCTACAAGCTTTCGGTCAACGACTTCCTCATCAAGGCCATGGGTATTGCTTCCAAGCGCGTCCCTACCGTCAACAGCTCGTGGCGCGACGGTGTCATCCGCCAGTTCGAGACCGTCGACGTTTCCGTTGCCGTCGCCACCCCCAACGGCCTCATCACCCCCATTGTCAAGGGTGTCGAGGGCAAGGGTCTCGAGAGCATCTCGGCCGCCGTCAAGGAGCTCGCCAAGAAGGCCCGCGACGGCAAGCTCAAGCCCGAGGAGTACCAGGGTGGCagcatctccatctccaacatGGGCATGAACCCCGCCGTCCAGAGCTTCaccgccatcatcaaccctcCCCAGGCCGCCATCCTTGCCGTTGGCGCCCCCCAGAAGGTTGCCGTCCCCGTTGAGAACGAGGATGGCACCACCGGTGTCTCTTGGGACGAGCAGATCATCGTCACTGCCAGCTTTGACCACAAGGTTGTCGATGGTGCTGTCGGTGCCGAGTGGATCCGCGAGTTGAAGAAGGTCATTGAGAACCCTCTCGAGCTCCTCCTTTAAACGCGAATAGCACTCTGTTTTGGATGACGTTCAGTGGAGTTATACGGATCGAGCGACTGCAAACTAGATAGCAGTCACTTGGCCCCAAGTTCACGGCAGGCCGGCGCATGAGATTTTATAGAAATGGGCAGGCATTGgaaggatggatgaatggatgggaggaagagaggtgaTGGAATGACAATGTCAGTCAGTTGGTTGACAAAAAAGCGAGCTGATGCTACAAAAGCTTTTGGGAGGTTCCATTCAGTGTCATGTTTGTGTTCTCTCTCAACCACCATATGTATAATGATTCGATCCCACTTTTTATAAGCAAAAACTTGAGCATGAGGTGTGCGGGAAATACAGGAAatctttgtttctttttcgtttGTTAGAGTTGAGTTCAGCCCCGGCATCGGTTAGGCAACTTGAGGACTTTTGGATACAGGATTTGGGAATGGCACCCCAATCTGTTTGTCCATTTCTAGCCAAATATGTGGTCGAAGCTGCCATGTTTTGGCAAACCTGCTGCTTGGCTGAGGATACCAATTTTAATTTTGGATATCAGTATTTGGACAGATTCTGCTTTGGCAAAGCGAGGAAAGGTCCTGACCAGGGGGCATCATAAGTGTGATGCCAAGATAATGGGCGGCGGCCGCTGGTGTTGATGAACAACGAGGTGTCAGACTGTCAACTTCCAGACCGACCGCGGCAGACGGCACCAGTTGACTTTCTGCTTATGGCCAAGCGGCCGGATGAGATTGACCTTCGTCTGCTCCTTCCCTGAGAGCATACTGGAATGTTATCAAGGCTGAGTAACAAAGTGGAAGAGCTCCTGCCCACTCTGAGCATCATGACTGCTGACTGAAGGCAGTCACTACTGAGATCTCAAGCACCCATCGACCTGCCTGATTCAGGGATTCTCGCTGTGCCGCGCTCCAGCCCCTTTTCtgtttcttttccctttttttcttcttttttttttccccgcCCTCTCTTCTCGCCCAGTCTTCAGTGTGTGCTGTCTGCCTCCTACATTTTTATCACGGATGGTCTGCTGCCCTGCTCCTGACTTCTGCCGCTTTCCCATGACACCTGCTTCCCGCTCCTTGCAGTCGTCTCTCATTTCAGATTCTTCCACCTTCgccctctctccttcttcgtaTCCTCTCTATCGTCTCTCTACTCCTGCGTTGCTCGCCGTCTCCGTTGGCGTCGTGAGCCGTACCTCTATCGACTTGTGTACTCTGATATACTTTACGGTACTTGCGCCTTTCATCGCAGCAGTTCACAGATTCGCTAGAAAAGACAGCGGGGGCTTGACGGCGTTCCTGTCCATTAGTCTTCTCTTACACAGCCTCTTGCTTCTCGGAATTCTCACAATGTGCCCAATATCGACCAGCAGAAAACTAGGGATGAGAACGGGGGTTGGCATCAGACTTAAACAGTTTTGAAATACAACGACCACAGTCCTTCCTTCATTTGATAGACAACAGTCGGACTTTTCCTTATGCCGGGAAGTTGTCACCAGCCTTGGGACAACCAGCTCAGACTTATCAGCAACCGTTACCTTCCGGACACTCGGCACAAACGTATCGATAGCCGCTCACTCTCATTAGACAGTATATCCAGCCTTATGATTCATCCTCGCTGAAGCCGGCtgggctttttttttttttttttttttttttttctctatcGCTGTGATATGCCCAACCTTGCAGGACAGGCTACCCAAAGCGACAACTTCGTCCAGCCTCCCGATGATCTCAATCAGAGCCGTTGCTTACATCAACACAATTCGAAGGACTTTTTTGTCTCAAGCCCGGGCAGCCCGCACATGACCTAGATCAGCCAGACGAACCCGGGCGGATAGTCTCCAGACGCCAATGTCCCGACAACGTGAGGATCAGAGACTGTACAAAGCAAAGGACAGCACCTGTACACGGAATAGATCGGGTCTTATTGCTTGATGGTTTGCTCATGCTaggatggtgttgaggtaTTAGGAACCTAACTACTCGACTGCTCCATCACACCTCTACATCTATGTCGGCGTAACTCTACTAGTCCAGCCCAGCGCAGCTTAGGTCAGCGTTGTTACGTCCTGATCAGTTACTTTAGCAGAAATTTTTTACCAATCCAAACATGAGAATGGGATTACAGTTACAAagcacctacctacctacctaccgaccTATGTGCCGTATAATCTCGGGTAATTCGGATTCTACTAGCACAGTCGGCAATTCTGAGAGTTTCGACCGACAATTACATGCATCGATGCCTTCTCATAGCAAGTGGCAAACTTGCTCAGAACCCTGCGTTTCCTGTCTATCCGGGAATCTGGATTGCCCGAAACCAGGAATGTTATGCCAGTGGTGATGTAAGTAGGTACACACCTACGTAGGTACACTTAGCAAATCAGACTAGGTAGTATCACTTGGTTACTCCGTTTTCCCCCGTCCTGTGCTGCGCCCGCCCACCTCCTCGCTGGTTTCTAATGGGCacagggtaggtaggtaggtacattcAGCGAGCTTCCTTACGAAAACGATACGTCCGAGATTGGGAGGCCTCAACGTGCTGCCACCGTGACATGTATCGATATGTGCttagttaggtaggtacctgtacctctacacatatatacctacctagtgtacaTGGCTGGCGTGCTGGCATGAATGTCACTGCAGCACAGAAACGAAAAACATGCTGGTGTGGATGGGAAATTCGCCATTCGTTATGACACATATgtaacctacctacctacctacctaccgaccGAGGCTACACTAGGGGCACCAACTCGAGCGTGAAACGCAGCGCAAACTCAACGATGCAAGATGCAAGATGCAAGATGCAAGATGCGAGATGCAAGATGGAAGATGCAAGATGCAAGATGATTCCACACGCTCCGGACGGTAGGTATGTCGGTTTCAACTTTGCACTTGCGACTTGCACCTACCTTTCCGCGGTAAGAAGATTGAAGTAGatgggtacctacctagtatgCATTTCGGACAAAAGCTGggctggttgg belongs to Neurospora crassa OR74A linkage group IV, whole genome shotgun sequence and includes:
- the ace-4 gene encoding pyruvate dehydrogenase complex, with translation MIVPVLSRQALRHASVARVALPSLTRWYASYPPHTVVKMPALSPTMTSGGIGAWQKKPGDKIEPGEVLVEIETDKAQMDFEFQEEGVLAKILKDSGEKDVAVGNPIAILVEEGTDVNAFKDFTLKDAGGETSPAVPKDEPKNESTASAPTPAPTPAPEPENTSFTGRFQTALEREPNALPAAKRLAREKGIDLRNVKGSGPGGKITEEDVKKALASAPAAGAAAAAYTDVPISGMRKTIAARLKESVTENPHFFVSTNLSVSKLLKLRQALNSSADGRYKLSVNDFLIKAMGIASKRVPTVNSSWRDGVIRQFETVDVSVAVATPNGLITPIVKGVEGKGLESISAAVKELAKKARDGKLKPEEYQGGSISISNMGMNPAVQSFTAIINPPQAAILAVGAPQKVAVPVENEDGTTGVSWDEQIIVTASFDHKVVDGAVGAEWIRELKKVIENPLELLL